CCGGCGACGGCGAGAGCAGCGCCCGTCCAGGACGGCGCGGTGAAGCCCCACCCCGCGGCGATCACCACACCGCCGAGGAACGCTCCGAGGCTGTTGCCGATGTTGAGGGCGGAGTGGTTCATCGCGGCCGCGATCGACTGGTTGTCGCCGGCGACGTCCATCAGCCGGGTCTGGATCGTCGGGCTCAGCACCGAGGACACGAACCCGACTATGAGCACCAGGAGCGCCAGCGTGATGATCCAGAACGCCAGCACGGCGAGGAGCGCGAACACGACGGCCATGGCCGCCAGGCCGAACAGGAGCGTCCGGCGCAGATCGATGTCGGCGAGGTGGCCTCCGACGAGGTTGCCGGCCGTCATCCCCACGCCCATCAGCACCAGCACGATCGGCACCGCCCACTCCGGCGACCCCGCCACCTCGGTCACCAGCGGCGCGATGTAGCTGTAGACGGCGAAGAATCCGCCGAACCCGATCGCACCGATGCCGAGGGTGAACCAGACCTGAGGGATGCGGAACACTCCGAGCTCTTCTCGCATCGTCCGACCCGGCGAGCCGGGGTGCTCCGGGACGAACAGGACGATGCACAGCGTGGCCAGAGCGAACACGAGGGCGACGACGGCGAAGGCGGCCCGCCATCCCCACAGCTGCCCGAGGAACGTCCCGAGCGGCACGCCCACCACGTTGGCCACGGTGAGACCGGTGAGGATGAAGGCCACGCCCTTGGCACGGTTGCCGGGGCCCATCACGTCCGCCGCGACGAGGGCGCCGATGCCGAAGTACGCCCCGTGCGGCAGCCCGGCGAGGAAGCGAGACGCGCCGACCAGCTCGAAAGTCGGGAGGAACACCGTCAGGGCGTTGAACAGGGTGAGTGCGAGCGCGAGGCCGATCATCACGCGGTGCCGCGGGAAGCGCGCGACGAAGCCGGCGATCGTCGGGGCGCCGACCACGACGCCGAGCGCATAGAGCGAGATCAGCCAGCCGGCCTGACTCAGTGCGTCTTCGGGGCTGCTCGCCCAGAGGGTCGGCAGCAGCTCGTCGGCGATGTTGGGCAGCAGGCCCATGACGACGAACTCGGTCATGCCGATGCCGAAGCTGCCGATGGCGAGGGAGAGGAGCGCCCACTTCGCCGCACCCCTCGATTCAGTCGAGGGATTCACCTGACCATGCTACTGGCTGACGAATGCCCGAGGTGTCGTCCCCAGGATCCGGCGGAAGTGTCTGGTGAGGTGCGCCTGGTCGAAGAATCCCGCCTCCGCAGCCGCCGACGCGGGGGCGGCGCCCTCCAGCAGTCTCCGGCGCGCGAGGTCGACGCGGCGGCTGAGCACGTACTGGTGCGGCGCGAGTCCGTAGGTCTGCGAGAACGACCGTGCGAGGTGGCTGGGGTGCACTCCGAGTTCGGTCGCGACCTCGGCGATCGTGAACGACTCCGTGAAGCGCTCGTCGAGGAGGGAGCGCACGCGGCGCGAGAGCGGCGCGTCCTCCACGCGCCGCTCGCCGGTGCCGAGGTGGAGCAGGATGAGCTGCCGTACCGCGAGCGTCCAGTGCTCTGCCGCGAGGAGGTCGCCCGGTTCGGCGAGCGCACTGTGGATCCGCTTGGCTGCCGACACAGCCGCGACGCTGCGCACCGTGGGGCGGGACACCGAGAGTCCTGCCATGCGTTCCGGCAGCCACTCGCTGTCGAGGGAGACCACGCGCTTGCGGTAGATCGTGCCGTCGACGGCCGAGCGGCCGTCGTGTGAGATCCCGGGAGGCAGGATCGTCACAGCGCCGGGCGCGGCGATGTGCGAGGCGCGACCCAGATCGTAGGAGACCGCGCCGTCGTCCACGAGCATGACCGCCCATCCGTCGTGCGCATGCGGCGGGTACGCGTGATCGAAGGCCGCCCGGTACACCTCACGGACGGAGGGGACCGGCGGATGCCACGCGCGCAGGGAATCCGGCATGCAAGAAACGTACAAGACCGGACCGTGTGCGTCCGCGATCGTGGACGGTATGAGCACTGCATCCCTCCCGGTCGCCTCCGACGCCGTCCCACGCTTCGACACGAAGGTGGTGGTCCTCCTGCGCGATGACCTCGCCGCATGGCAGGAGTTGAACGTGACATCGTTCCTCATGTCGGGGGTCGCAGTGAGCGCGCCAGGCATCACGGGCGAGCCCTACCGCGACGGCGACGGCAACACCTACCTTCCGATGCTCCGCCAGCCGGTGCTCGTGATGACGGCCTCCGCGCCCCTGCTCGCTGCCGCCCGCGCCAAGAGCCTGGCACGCGGGGACGTGTCGATCGCGATCTACACTCGCGAGCTGTTCACGACCGGGCATGACGAGGCGAATCGCGCAGCGGTCGCCGCCGTCGCCGCGGACGATCTCGATCTGGTCGGCATCGCCCTGCGGGGTCCGCGCAACGCCGTGGACCGCCTCGTGAAGGGTGCGCGACTGCACGGCTGAAGCGCGGCTGCGCCTGTTCCGAGCGACTGCGTCGTCAGTCGGACTCCTCGATCGCCGCCTCGAGTCGCTCGATCTTGGCGTCGAGCTCGCCCGAGTACCCCGGACGGATGTCGGCCTTGAGAACCAGCGAGACGCGCGACCCGAAGGGCATCACGGCCTCGGTGGCGCGCTTGACGACGTCCATGACCGAGTCCCAGTCCGGGCCCTCGATCTCGGTGAACATGCTCGTCGTGCGATGAGGGAGTCCGGACTCCCGCACCACTCGGACGGCAGCGGCGACCGCGTCGTGGACCGAGGCATCGGAGCGCTCCGATCCGTCGGAGGGCACGCCACTCGGCGCGACGGAGAAGGCGATCAGCATGGGTTCACTCCCGGGGGCTCGACGAACGGTGGGCGGGCACCCGCACGACGGCGCGGAGGCCGACGACGAGAGCCACGATGAGGAGGAGGTTGCGCGCGGTCAGCATCACGACCGGCAGCACCTCGGCGCGGAGCAGCGCGTCGTAGTTCAGCGGATAGACGAGGCAGGTGAGGGCGCACAGCGCGAGCACGACCACCGCGGGGACGTTCGCCCTCGCCCGATCCCACACGAACCACAGGATGACCGGGGCGATCAGCCAGGTCTGGAACTGCGGCGACCCGACCTTGTTGACGACGATGAGCGCCGCCACCAGGGTGAGCGCGAGAGGCGGGAAGAGCCGGGCGAAGGATGCGCCGCGCATGGCTTTCAGCCCGCCGATGGCGGCGACGATCAGGACCAGGACCACCATCAGCGGCGTGAGCACCGCGCTGACGGCATCCGCTCCCGGTGCGGAGATCTGGAAGGTGAGGATGTCGAAGCTGTACTCGATCCGCGCCGCACCCGATACGGCGAGCCACAGGAAGGGGGTCGCCGCGACGGCCTCGATCTGCAGTCCACGCCCCGTCTGCTCGGTCAGGAACCCGAAGATCTCGGAGTCGGCGCCGAGCGCCCACAGCACGAGAATGATCCCTGCCGTCACGGCTGTCGCGGTGAGCAGCACGCGCATCCGGCTCCTGACCGCCACTACGGCTGCGAGCAGCAGCGCCCCCGGCCAGATCTTGATCCAGGCGCCGACCGTGAGCAGGACGGCCGCCAGCGCGGGGCGACCGACCAGCCACAGGCCGCCGAGCACTGCGACCGGCACGGTGATCGCATCGATGCGGTACATCGCGATCGGACCGAGCATCAGCAGCGCGGCGGTCCAGAACCAGCCGGCGACCCGCCGCTGCGGCACGGGCCTGCGGCCGAGCAGCA
This genomic interval from Microbacterium hydrocarbonoxydans contains the following:
- a CDS encoding MFS transporter, encoding MNPSTESRGAAKWALLSLAIGSFGIGMTEFVVMGLLPNIADELLPTLWASSPEDALSQAGWLISLYALGVVVGAPTIAGFVARFPRHRVMIGLALALTLFNALTVFLPTFELVGASRFLAGLPHGAYFGIGALVAADVMGPGNRAKGVAFILTGLTVANVVGVPLGTFLGQLWGWRAAFAVVALVFALATLCIVLFVPEHPGSPGRTMREELGVFRIPQVWFTLGIGAIGFGGFFAVYSYIAPLVTEVAGSPEWAVPIVLVLMGVGMTAGNLVGGHLADIDLRRTLLFGLAAMAVVFALLAVLAFWIITLALLVLIVGFVSSVLSPTIQTRLMDVAGDNQSIAAAMNHSALNIGNSLGAFLGGVVIAAGWGFTAPSWTGAALAVAGLAIALLSYRAEARMPVGARA
- a CDS encoding helix-turn-helix transcriptional regulator, which translates into the protein MPDSLRAWHPPVPSVREVYRAAFDHAYPPHAHDGWAVMLVDDGAVSYDLGRASHIAAPGAVTILPPGISHDGRSAVDGTIYRKRVVSLDSEWLPERMAGLSVSRPTVRSVAAVSAAKRIHSALAEPGDLLAAEHWTLAVRQLILLHLGTGERRVEDAPLSRRVRSLLDERFTESFTIAEVATELGVHPSHLARSFSQTYGLAPHQYVLSRRVDLARRRLLEGAAPASAAAEAGFFDQAHLTRHFRRILGTTPRAFVSQ
- a CDS encoding DUF2000 family protein; translation: MSTASLPVASDAVPRFDTKVVVLLRDDLAAWQELNVTSFLMSGVAVSAPGITGEPYRDGDGNTYLPMLRQPVLVMTASAPLLAAARAKSLARGDVSIAIYTRELFTTGHDEANRAAVAAVAADDLDLVGIALRGPRNAVDRLVKGARLHG
- a CDS encoding thiamine-binding protein — translated: MLIAFSVAPSGVPSDGSERSDASVHDAVAAAVRVVRESGLPHRTTSMFTEIEGPDWDSVMDVVKRATEAVMPFGSRVSLVLKADIRPGYSGELDAKIERLEAAIEESD